In Polyangiaceae bacterium, a genomic segment contains:
- a CDS encoding insulinase family protein, translating to MEKVHRVVIDAHLRVGPRYESAENNGVSHFLEHMLYRGTPRHPSSHEQALAFESLGGTLVAATYVDHGTMAIAVPPESLSRALPLFCEVFRSPVFDGMDIEKGIVREEILEGLDESGTDVDPDNLVRQLAFGEHPLGYPITGSIEHVERMTEPLLHEHHGAHYVGDNTVLTVAGPVNAADVEAQVRAGLGPIARGGQPRSPAVPEQTEARFRHVRHQGSQTAVRVAFRAPGDHDPGEPATEMLLRVLDDGMSTRLYHRICDSRGLCYDVSAAYEAYAEGGLFDIAAESEHERAPEVLDEVFGLMKDLAAQGPTAEELDKAKTRYAWQLQELLDDPAEAAEFFGFGMLTGVARTPAERLAELSDVSTEDVRRAAEHMVRRASLSVVTVGLLSKKLQARVERAVSSF from the coding sequence ATGGAGAAGGTCCATCGCGTGGTCATCGACGCACATTTGCGGGTGGGGCCACGCTACGAGTCGGCGGAGAACAACGGCGTCAGCCACTTTCTCGAGCACATGCTGTATCGAGGGACGCCGCGCCATCCGTCGTCTCACGAGCAAGCCCTGGCCTTCGAGAGCCTGGGCGGGACGTTGGTCGCCGCCACCTACGTGGACCACGGCACCATGGCCATCGCCGTACCGCCCGAGAGCCTGAGCCGAGCGCTGCCCTTGTTCTGCGAGGTGTTCCGCTCTCCGGTGTTCGACGGCATGGACATCGAAAAGGGCATCGTCCGGGAGGAGATCCTGGAAGGCCTGGACGAGAGCGGCACCGACGTGGATCCCGACAACCTCGTGCGACAGCTGGCCTTCGGCGAGCACCCCCTCGGCTATCCCATCACCGGCAGCATCGAGCACGTGGAGCGCATGACGGAGCCGTTGCTCCACGAGCACCACGGGGCGCACTACGTGGGCGACAACACCGTGCTCACGGTGGCCGGTCCCGTGAACGCCGCCGACGTGGAAGCGCAGGTGCGGGCCGGGCTCGGGCCCATTGCGCGGGGCGGTCAGCCCCGCTCCCCTGCCGTGCCCGAGCAGACGGAAGCTCGCTTCCGCCACGTGCGCCACCAAGGCAGCCAGACGGCGGTGCGCGTTGCCTTCCGCGCTCCGGGAGACCACGACCCGGGAGAGCCAGCGACGGAAATGCTGCTGCGTGTGTTGGACGACGGCATGTCCACGCGCCTGTATCACCGCATCTGCGACAGCCGCGGCCTTTGCTACGACGTGTCCGCCGCGTACGAGGCGTACGCCGAGGGCGGGCTATTCGACATCGCCGCGGAGTCCGAGCACGAGCGCGCGCCGGAGGTGCTCGACGAGGTCTTCGGCTTGATGAAAGACCTCGCCGCCCAGGGCCCCACTGCAGAAGAGCTCGACAAGGCCAAGACCCGCTACGCTTGGCAACTCCAAGAGCTGCTCGACGATCCCGCCGAGGCCGCCGAGTTCTTCGGCTTCGGGATGCTCACCGGCGTGGCGCGCACGCCGGCAGAACGCCTCGCCGAGCTGTCCGACGTGAGCACCGAGGACGTGCGCCGCGCCGCCGAGCACATGGTGCGCCGCGCGTCCCTCTCCGTCGTCACCGTGGGCCTGCTGAGCAAGAAGCTCCAAGCCCGCGTCGAGCGCGCCGTATCGAGCTTCTAG
- a CDS encoding branched-chain amino acid transaminase — protein MVEHGEKVWQNGEIVDWAQAGQASLLTHTLHYGVGAFEGIRCYRRAGGESCIFRLQEHVDRLFESCRLVLMKPKVSRGQVFDGCIQVMRENRLDEAYLRPLVTIGDGAMGVYAPDNPVNTYVIGWKWGTYLGKDALESGIRCRISSFSRHHINVSFAKGKLVGQYINSVMAKQEAKLDGFDEAILTDVNGYVSEGSGENIFVVKKGVLRTPPLSASILAGITRDTVLTLAREQGIRVREEYITRDELYLADEVFFTGTAAEVTPVVEVDHRPIGSGKVGEISRTLQQRYFDVVRGKDDSHPEWLTRI, from the coding sequence ATGGTGGAGCACGGCGAAAAGGTTTGGCAAAACGGTGAGATCGTGGACTGGGCCCAGGCGGGCCAGGCCTCGCTCCTCACTCACACGTTGCACTATGGGGTGGGCGCGTTCGAGGGCATCCGCTGCTATCGACGCGCCGGCGGCGAGAGCTGCATCTTCCGCCTCCAGGAGCACGTGGACCGGCTGTTCGAGTCCTGCCGCTTGGTGCTGATGAAGCCGAAAGTGTCGCGCGGTCAGGTCTTCGATGGCTGCATCCAGGTGATGCGGGAGAACCGCCTGGACGAAGCCTATCTGCGGCCGCTGGTGACCATCGGCGACGGCGCCATGGGCGTGTACGCTCCGGACAACCCGGTGAACACCTACGTGATCGGGTGGAAGTGGGGCACGTACCTGGGCAAGGACGCGCTGGAGAGCGGCATTCGCTGTCGTATCAGCTCGTTCTCGCGTCATCACATCAACGTGTCTTTCGCCAAGGGAAAGCTCGTCGGCCAGTACATCAATTCCGTGATGGCCAAACAGGAAGCCAAGCTCGACGGTTTCGACGAGGCCATTCTCACGGACGTGAATGGCTACGTGAGTGAAGGTTCGGGAGAGAACATCTTCGTGGTGAAGAAGGGCGTCCTTCGCACGCCGCCGCTGTCGGCCTCCATCTTGGCCGGCATCACTCGCGACACCGTGCTCACCCTCGCTCGGGAGCAGGGCATTCGCGTGCGTGAGGAGTACATCACACGGGACGAGCTCTACCTTGCCGACGAAGTGTTCTTCACGGGCACTGCCGCGGAGGTCACTCCGGTGGTGGAGGTGGATCACCGTCCCATTGGCAGCGGCAAGGTGGGAGAGATCTCGCGCACCTTGCAGCAGCGGTACTTCGACGTCGTTCGCGGCAAGGACGACTCGCATCCCGAGTGGCTCACGCGCATCTGA
- a CDS encoding PilZ domain-containing protein: protein MSPRSNTPPPGALHGTRRQEGGARREASERVVLRREGVEVMGWTLNLSRGGVRIIVEDPIELDGEYDILIGDEEGSGRKGRIVWIQDEADGQIAGVQFVTADGKLESGPPPKTDAG, encoded by the coding sequence GTGAGTCCTCGCAGCAACACTCCTCCCCCAGGGGCCCTCCATGGCACACGGCGTCAAGAGGGCGGGGCTCGGCGCGAGGCCTCGGAGCGCGTGGTGCTGCGGCGTGAGGGGGTCGAGGTCATGGGCTGGACCCTGAACCTGAGCCGCGGTGGTGTTCGCATCATCGTGGAGGATCCCATCGAGCTCGATGGCGAGTACGACATCCTGATCGGGGACGAAGAGGGGTCCGGACGCAAGGGGCGCATCGTTTGGATCCAGGACGAAGCCGACGGCCAGATCGCGGGCGTGCAGTTTGTGACCGCTGACGGCAAGTTGGAGAGCGGCCCGCCGCCGAAGACCGACGCCGGCTGA
- a CDS encoding OmpA family protein, giving the protein MKPTTLLTLALGSALLVGCGGDEKKPPMAPTGDTTAPTATAATEDNPKPDDDPSKSQINISEEIKKACGISDSDAYFAFDSAHIRPQDHKILGQLATCFTSGPLAGREMRLVGHADPRGDEDYNMVLGGRRADNVKAFIVQKGLDDGKVVTSSRGEMDATGTDESSWSRDRRVDVMLGE; this is encoded by the coding sequence ATGAAGCCGACCACTTTGCTGACGCTCGCTCTAGGCTCTGCCCTTCTCGTGGGATGCGGAGGAGACGAGAAGAAGCCGCCCATGGCTCCCACGGGCGACACCACCGCCCCCACCGCCACCGCCGCCACGGAAGACAACCCCAAGCCCGACGACGATCCGAGCAAGAGCCAGATCAACATCTCCGAGGAGATCAAGAAGGCCTGCGGGATTTCGGACTCGGATGCCTACTTTGCCTTCGACTCCGCGCACATCCGCCCGCAGGACCACAAGATCCTGGGACAGCTCGCCACCTGCTTCACCAGCGGTCCGCTCGCAGGGCGCGAGATGCGCTTGGTGGGTCACGCCGATCCCCGCGGCGACGAGGACTACAACATGGTGCTGGGCGGCCGGCGCGCCGACAACGTCAAGGCCTTCATCGTCCAGAAGGGCTTGGACGACGGCAAGGTGGTGACCAGCTCCCGCGGCGAAATGGACGCCACGGGCACGGACGAATCGAGCTGGTCGCGGGACCGGCGCGTCGACGTCATGCTCGGCGAATGA
- a CDS encoding MotA/TolQ/ExbB proton channel family protein encodes MTDGAQANLDPVQLMLDSSGVVKVVLLILLLASTAVWIIWILKWLQLGRLRTAQHKFEKDAEGVSSASDLISLALKHRASPGGRVVLELAKRHHHPNLSSDLLMAVAKRAIASEYQRAATLMPTLSSIASASPFIGLFGTVWGIMSAFLRIGVEKSASLPVVAPAIGEALIATAFGLVAAIPATIGFNYVDRRIGDLLEELGASAEAWAETLAADPGGPTSAVPLVKQSDRPPPAPQMGYAGG; translated from the coding sequence ATGACCGACGGGGCCCAGGCGAACCTCGATCCGGTCCAGCTCATGCTGGACTCGTCGGGCGTGGTGAAAGTCGTGCTCTTGATCCTGCTCCTGGCCTCCACGGCGGTCTGGATCATCTGGATCTTGAAGTGGCTGCAGCTCGGGCGCCTCCGGACGGCGCAGCACAAGTTCGAGAAGGACGCGGAGGGGGTTTCCTCGGCGTCCGACCTCATCTCGCTGGCTCTGAAGCACCGGGCTTCGCCTGGCGGTCGGGTGGTGTTGGAGCTCGCCAAGCGCCACCACCACCCGAACCTCAGCTCGGATCTACTCATGGCGGTGGCCAAGCGGGCCATCGCGTCGGAGTACCAGCGGGCGGCCACGCTGATGCCCACGCTCTCCAGCATCGCATCCGCGTCGCCCTTCATCGGTCTGTTCGGCACGGTGTGGGGCATCATGAGCGCGTTCCTCCGCATCGGCGTAGAGAAGAGCGCTTCGCTCCCGGTCGTCGCGCCGGCCATCGGTGAAGCGTTGATCGCCACGGCCTTCGGCTTGGTGGCGGCGATTCCGGCGACCATCGGCTTCAACTACGTCGACCGTCGCATCGGGGATCTGCTGGAGGAGCTGGGGGCATCCGCGGAAGCCTGGGCGGAGACGCTGGCGGCGGATCCCGGCGGGCCCACGTCCGCCGTGCCGCTGGTGAAGCAGTCGGATCGCCCACCCCCGGCGCCTCAAATGGGCTACGCGGGAGGCTGA
- a CDS encoding biopolymer transporter ExbD, with product MGVKLGGGRGGRGGFRDINVTPLVDVMLVLLVVFMVTAPLLTTGLRIDLPEVKAAQTPVKDARLLVTVTKDERILFGEKDVTGRIDQALKESARVQKERQLFIRADKDARYGVVALVVAAARNSGVESLNLLVQPELEEVPDDEPSPKQPGSGGSAPAGSAP from the coding sequence GTGGGCGTCAAGCTCGGCGGCGGCCGTGGCGGGCGCGGGGGCTTCCGCGACATCAACGTGACGCCGCTCGTCGACGTCATGCTGGTGCTGCTCGTGGTGTTCATGGTCACCGCGCCGCTGCTCACCACCGGTCTGCGCATCGACTTGCCGGAGGTGAAGGCCGCGCAAACGCCGGTGAAGGACGCGCGGCTGTTGGTCACCGTCACCAAAGACGAGCGCATCCTGTTCGGCGAGAAAGACGTCACCGGTCGCATCGACCAGGCCCTGAAAGAGAGCGCCCGCGTCCAGAAAGAGCGCCAGCTCTTCATCCGCGCCGACAAGGACGCTCGCTACGGTGTCGTGGCTTTGGTTGTTGCTGCGGCGCGGAACAGCGGCGTGGAGTCCCTCAACCTGCTCGTGCAGCCGGAGCTCGAAGAGGTTCCGGACGACGAGCCCAGCCCGAAGCAGCCCGGTTCGGGTGGTAGTGCCCCCGCGGGCTCCGCTCCCTGA
- a CDS encoding SurA N-terminal domain-containing protein encodes MLSLFRRGGAGQVIIGAVVFAIIIVFVLEFRAGRQATQSALSRDCAVKVMDRCVDRKEYFASFGLIVPRGVPQKKIRAMGLRRQVAEGLVERELLLSEAERLGVSISEKEIDDELATGKAHVSIPVGQVSFLSYSLGIGEDGVRELPVKSVQTEAFDYKIYERVVRNTTNRSPKEFKEMQRRELIAARVRDLVRARVRVSVKEAEAQWTRERSKAVARIVHVDKAWFAKYAVDTSDAAMEAWAKENPQQLDEAWKADKKNWTAGCLLVSEILVPVDPETPDENKVDLRKKIEDAAARLKNKEPFDLVARDLSQGSSATWGGEVGCLGEGYGVGAKELGEAAAKMKPGEVSPVLETARGFHILRLDGKLAESSIDKVGRLANARRLAVALEADALTKKFADEVIERAQKGDKLEDVVKELSRSYLLPHFAGKKDEEPKPLSADNRPRVEISAPFNEIGGPSLNTTAGENPAHDVFALDKVDAVVKKPLTTDTGLAVLQLKEKTMAKHEDFEKDRVDVLDGLRAAKARDAISRYIVELRDKAKDKILIDPRILEEGKDDESDGS; translated from the coding sequence ATGTTGAGCCTTTTTCGACGCGGCGGAGCCGGCCAAGTCATCATCGGGGCCGTCGTCTTCGCCATCATCATCGTCTTCGTCCTGGAGTTCCGGGCGGGGCGGCAAGCTACCCAGTCGGCGTTGTCGCGTGACTGCGCAGTCAAGGTCATGGACCGCTGCGTCGACCGCAAGGAATACTTCGCCTCCTTCGGCCTGATCGTCCCTCGCGGCGTGCCACAGAAGAAGATCCGCGCGATGGGACTTCGCCGTCAGGTCGCCGAGGGTCTGGTGGAGCGTGAGCTCCTGCTCTCCGAGGCCGAACGTCTGGGCGTCTCCATCAGCGAGAAGGAGATCGACGACGAGCTGGCGACGGGGAAGGCGCACGTCTCGATTCCCGTGGGGCAAGTCAGCTTCCTCTCCTACAGCCTCGGCATCGGGGAAGACGGCGTCCGCGAGCTGCCGGTGAAGAGCGTCCAGACCGAAGCGTTCGACTACAAGATCTACGAACGCGTGGTGCGCAACACCACCAACCGGTCGCCCAAGGAGTTCAAGGAGATGCAGCGCCGCGAGCTGATCGCCGCGCGCGTGCGGGACTTGGTTCGGGCACGGGTTCGGGTTTCCGTGAAGGAAGCGGAAGCTCAGTGGACGCGGGAACGCTCGAAGGCGGTCGCGCGCATCGTTCACGTCGACAAGGCCTGGTTCGCCAAGTACGCCGTGGATACTTCCGACGCGGCGATGGAGGCCTGGGCCAAAGAGAACCCGCAGCAGCTCGACGAAGCCTGGAAGGCCGACAAGAAGAACTGGACTGCGGGCTGCCTGCTGGTCAGCGAGATCTTGGTGCCGGTGGATCCCGAGACGCCGGACGAAAACAAGGTCGATCTGCGCAAGAAGATCGAGGACGCCGCCGCCCGCCTCAAGAACAAGGAGCCCTTCGACCTGGTCGCCCGCGACCTGAGCCAGGGCTCGAGCGCCACTTGGGGTGGTGAGGTCGGCTGCCTCGGGGAAGGCTACGGCGTGGGCGCCAAGGAGCTTGGTGAGGCCGCCGCCAAGATGAAACCCGGTGAAGTGAGCCCGGTGCTGGAGACGGCGCGCGGCTTTCACATCCTGCGTCTCGACGGAAAGCTCGCCGAGAGCTCCATCGACAAGGTCGGCCGCTTGGCGAACGCGCGGCGCCTCGCCGTAGCGCTCGAGGCGGACGCCCTCACGAAGAAGTTTGCCGACGAGGTCATCGAGCGCGCCCAAAAGGGAGACAAGCTCGAGGACGTCGTGAAGGAGCTTTCCCGGAGCTACCTCTTGCCGCACTTCGCCGGCAAGAAGGACGAAGAGCCGAAGCCGCTTTCGGCCGACAACCGCCCCCGCGTCGAGATCTCCGCACCCTTCAACGAGATTGGCGGACCGTCACTGAACACGACGGCCGGCGAGAATCCCGCCCACGACGTGTTCGCCTTGGACAAGGTGGATGCCGTGGTGAAGAAGCCGCTCACCACCGACACCGGCCTCGCCGTGCTCCAGCTCAAGGAGAAGACGATGGCCAAGCACGAGGACTTCGAGAAGGACCGCGTGGACGTGCTCGATGGTCTGCGCGCCGCCAAGGCGCGCGACGCCATCTCGCGTTACATCGTCGAGCTTCGGGACAAGGCGAAGGACAAGATCCTGATCGATCCCAGGATCTTGGAAGAGGGCAAGGACGACGAGTCGGACGGCTCGTGA